The following nucleotide sequence is from Hevea brasiliensis isolate MT/VB/25A 57/8 chromosome 7, ASM3005281v1, whole genome shotgun sequence.
TATTCTCTCCTCATTGTGGATTTTAATTTGGACGAGATATTTCAGGTAATAAAGTAGGATTAGTATATTTTTTATTGAATCCCATAAATTAAAGGCTTCATTTTCATACCCATATTTGATAAGACAAGGAAAAAATGGTTGAGCCCATTCATAAATCAAAGATTTGAAAGTTTTTCGTTTAAAGGTTTCTCTTACAAGCCCATAAGACTCTTGACATCACATGTTGGGGGAAAAAAATACCGATGGCAAAGGGACTATTTTGTTAACGGAATGAAATGTAAGagctaaattatttctaataagaaATCAAGAACTGACCTACGATTTTTGACATACCTCTAACTTGTAATTTACACTTCAGCAATTATGCAATTCCTGTAGATGAGAATTGCCAAACAGCATCCGATTAAATTGAATCCTTAAACTTTTAGGGTTTCAAACACACTGAAAAGACTATTTAAATTTGAAAGCCTAACATCAGCAATGATCTCACCATATGTAATCCTAGCTGAACAGTACCAATAGGGAGAGATTGTAAGatgaaaaacatattccactATATTATGTAGAGTCTATATCTTGTCATAACATGCAGTGTTATACCAACTTTAAGGCAACATTACTACAACTTCATACAGGTAAGAGAATTTTCATTGACAATCCAGTCTCCCAGAGGTATTCATTTTTTATGTTTTGATCCTATGAACTAAATGAAAGTATTCGAGTATTTGTAAGGAGAGAGACTCATTATTGTTGTAGTTTTTACCAATCAGTAAATCAGACAGGAAAGGTTCCGGTCAACCGAATATGTTCAAGGGTACTCCAGAGGCCATATTTCCCCACTGCCTTGTTACCCAGCCTGAATCCCTCTCCATAGGCTGATGATGTATCTGACTCGATCTGGTGCTTAAAATATTCACCAAGTTTCTTCTCGAAGTCGGACCTCTTTCCCTTCTTTGATGATGCAGAAGaaggtgatgatgatgatggtgatgatgACGATGAACCTGCTGACGATGATGAAGCACCATCGCTTCCAGAACTAGAGTAGATTTCAGAATCCAACCACATATGTGCCAGCACTTGGCATATACCTTCTTCAACCTCTGGACGTAGGCTTGGATAACCTGTCAAAAACCCATTAATGCTTCTTAGTCAACCATTACTATAATAAAAGCGCATGTATTCACAAGGTCATATGTCACAGAATGCACAAAAACCTTTAAGCCGAAGCCACGCATGCATCATCTCATGAGCCAGGATTGAACCTGTCAGCAACCTGCATAAATAGATGTTATAGGATTATATAGAAAAATTCTGATGTATGTTGAATTGTTGATTAATGATTTTTGATAGGTAAGAAGGAAATAAAGATACACCTGGGAAGGCCATACAAAATGAGGATTGCAGTCACTTCACACTCACGGTTTAGCCTATAAGGCTCAGTTATTAGGTCTATAAACCGATAGCCTGCTCCAATCCTAGGCCTCCTTGAAACCTGGTAATTTTGTTGAAGTAAATATGAATTCCAGTACAAAAATCTTAATAAATGTAGTTCAAAAGTAGGAATTCTGAAGAGAAAACTACAGTGGTGATAATGTGCTCTTCTGATAAGCACAGTCCTCTCGTCTCAGGTAAGTGATGATGACCCTGGCCATAACAGAAGAAAAATATGACAGCTAGACAAtaataaatgagaaagaaacaaAAGCATATTCTCGAAATTGAGAGCCTCAATGCATAAGCCTTACATTCTTTTCTCCCTCCATAGCCTCATTCAAAGCTTGTCTCTCGACCAAAAGTAAAGGAATTTCCTGTTGCACCTTCATATTCAAACCTTCATAAAATTCTCGTATCTCAAAGTAAAGAGGTTGGCATTCATGAGTATCCATTATTGCAGAGTCAAGGCACTCAAGACATAGCTTTCGACCATCATCAAGGGATAGATATCTTGTGTCTCTGGACTGCAAAGATGGAGGATTTTACATTATTGAAAATATTAGAAAAAATGGATTAACTTGGAGGGTTTTGGATATAAGATGATGTCTTCTGGATGGTGGTAACAgcaacttctttcttttttttttaatttctaactAAAATTGAAATCTTTCAACTGACCTCCATTCTTTCACAACTGCAGCACCGAGGAGTTCCATCGTGCTCATGTGAAGGGCAATATTTTTGTAGCCAGAAAGGATGTGCCCTATACTCGATGAGACCAGATGAATTTGTTGGGATCTGCAAAGATATTCAAGATCAAATAAAAAGGATAATATCACAGGGAATTCAAAATCTTTTAGTTTTTTACTAGTTTAGAGAATATGAGGATAAATCATTTGACTGCCCCTAGCCCTCCAACAGTAAATCCAAGGTCAAATAGTCCCAGCCCATTTATGTCCATTAGCAGAGATTTAAGCTAATACTATGCTTTCATGAAAATATACAAAAGCAAAGTTGAGTTTCAGTGGATGATGATGTTAATACCCCAGTTTGATTGGAGACTTCGACTACAAAATTGTTAGGACACTACCACAGACATCCATTACCTAGCAAAACAAATATATAAAAACACCTATCAGGTTTCCATCTTAACAACTACTGCAACAAAAGTATTCCCCATAACTCGCGTAACAAATTACTTAAATTCCATCACACCATTTATcctttttcaaaataaaatatttgaatttctGTTAGAAGAGGCAAGCATATAATGGGAAATTGCTCAAGTTtcatatgatatatacccttgaAAGGCCACTAGACATCACTTCAGCAACTCTAAAAGTCATTCATCTACATTATTTCTTCCAAAAGTAATTGTGTGACTTTAGCACAACCAACCATATCTCAACCAAAAACCGCAATATTTGAGGACTCACCATAATAAAATTGCAATTCCTTTTTCTAATAAGATGGAACGTTACAAATATTATACAGGTAGAATTAGCAGTTAACCGTGCTTTCCAACTAAAGGCATTTACTATAGTTTAAGAAGTTAGTTTGGTGAGATTGCAGTATACGGTTAACAGTAGCTGAGAGTTTTAGCTTATCCATATACCACATATTGAAGTGCAACACtgaatgaaaagaaaatattaatcagattaatttatcATTGCCCTGGCAGATAATACTTACATAGTTGTTGCAGACATCACATCTTGGATGATGACGTTCCTTATAGCATGATTTGTGGTAAGGACGATTCCCGGACATAGAAAACTATCACAACAAAGAGATTTGGGAAGTTAGTAAAACATACACGAGTCTCAAGACACTTCAgtaaattaaaatgtaattagtTAAGGATTCTAATAACACATTGTGCATCGATTTCAAACCAAAGCATCAGTGAAGTTGAATAGACTTGAACCTCATAATCAGTAATTGGCTGATTGCAAGCATTGCAACGGAAACATTCAGGATGCCAAACAGCACCCATGCAACTAAGAAATCTTCCATGACCAATTTCAGCATTGCACCCAGCACAAATCCTAGGAATGATTAATTTCAACAACCAGATAAAATTTCAGATAGAAAATGTGATATGCCAGGGGAAAAAATACAAGATGCAAGAATCATTATAGTTAAAAGATAGGCAAAAATATATGAAGCTCTACATTCAATTCTGCAGTATTATTCCTGTCTAGTCTAGACAACCATCTCCATTCTTAGGTCTCCTCGCCTTATTAGAAAATACAAGGATTTATGCCGGCTCGGTCATGTATTAGCACTCACTTCACTGGAGCTTCCTTTGACAATTTGAAAAGGAAATTCAGTCAGGTGTTGAGATTAGACATTTTCAACTGGTAAACAACCTTGAAGACTTTATATACACAATTCTCACAGCATTCATATCATTACTTTTCAATTGTTAGTTGATATGAAATTTGGTCAAGGCTTAGGCTTAGATGGCTTGATTTGAAATTGTCATGTCAGATCTAGGTTAGTTCCTCTTGCACTAAGATGTCAATGACATCTTTCAGCCACATCCCTAAAGGACAACTGCCACTGCAATTCAAGTAATTTCTCTTCCCGGCTTCCAGTTATGAATCCATACCACCAATTACCAATGTACTTCCAAAGGAACAATGCCTCCTCTGAAAGTATAATATTTGTAAAGAAATGACTCCCTAAATTTTGAGACACCAAACTATCAATCACTACCCGGAAACACAAGGAAAAACAAAATTTGCATATGAATGAAACAGGTTTTGCCCGCTCAAATATGATACAGGGCATCCTAGCTTCATGTACAGAACATGCAATCTTGCCTCTTTTGAAAGCGTTCAATAAGAGGTAGAAGAAACAATTATCCTTTTGAAATTTCATTGGAATCTGACTATATAATCTGGCAGTTAGACACTGTTCAGAGAAGCCAAAATAAATGTTCCACACCACCACTTCTACCTGTGACCAGATGAAAAGAGAAATGGAAAAGGTGAAAATGTATTTCCAAAATCATGTCGAGGAGGTGACTCCACAATTGAATCTTGAAGAGCTTTAGCGAGTTGTTCATCTTCCTCCAGTTGAGCTCTCAAACGCTTTTCATCTTCCTCAGCTCTCACACGCCTGTCATCTTCCTCAGCTCTCGCCCTCCTTTCATCTTCTTCTGCTCTTGCCCGCCTTTCATCTTCCTCAGCTCTTGCACGCTTTTCATCTTCATCTGAATGGCAGGAactatcatcttcttcctctgcTTTAAACACATTCTTATTTGACCATCAAACAATAAAAAGAATGATAGCAACTCAATAAGGAAAAACACTTGTTCTTACCCTATCTTATACAAATACAAGCAAatgtcaataaaaaaaataataataaaattaaacagAATTGTATGATAAACTGAAAGATTTGGCACAAACAATCAGACATTAATAAACCTACAAAAAGTTTGCTATTAACAACTTGTAACAGCAATGCAACTTACCAATAACCTTCTTTCCTTTTTTATCTACTTCTGAAAGAGAAAGTGCAATAGCACAGTCAATCTCTTCTCTATCAAAATCTGATAAATCATCCTGCATTcatgtttaaaaaaaaatgaagcaaACATAAGAATACAGTTTATGCATGAATATTGAAACTTCTCATCTGTTTCATAAACTAATTCAATGCAAAATTTAAAATATCCTATCCTCCAGTCAGAAAGAACAGGCAAACCTCATATGATGGATAagcagaagaagaaaagaaatttataaaatagtGGACATTGTGATTACCACTGAACGGCGAGGCTCATCCCAGTGTCTATCTTCTCCATACTTCTCATGGTAATGCCCTTTATAGCTAGAgcctttgaaaattttttttagccAACCCATcttttgaaatatttttcaataGCAGCCTGGCAAATTTTGGATCATATTATGTAAAAGTAATTCAGGACAGACAGTAAAGGAAATGCAGTAGTTATTTAATaaaatgacttgtttgattatgACTCGCAACAGCAAACTTACTTGATTCCCTGTTAGCATGTAATGGTACAGTAAATTtaccagttaaaaaaaaaaaaaaagaaaattaaacgaAATAAGGGTTTTCTATTTAGATGATTCAACAACATAAGTGGGTAAACAAAAGGCTTATGAACGATGTTTAAGATGGAAGTAGAGATAGAACACATTATAATGTTAATCAACAGTCCACAAGTAACGAAAAATAGAAACACAGAGTAAATAGTATGCCTTAGAAACCAAGTGAGAATCTCGATATGGCAAACAGCTTCCAGATTTGGAAgcagtaaattaaattaaatattccaAGCGTCAACCAAAAAGAGGAATcataattataatttccaagcatATCAGTAGATAACAACTGATGAATATAACAAAAAGGCATCTCAACTCGATACAGATAAATCCATTTTTTTCTTCAATCAATCAGAAATTCGGAGTAAGCCAATAAAGAAAAAATCCTGAATCACCcaaaataaatagaaattttaGCTAAAATGCTTAAATTCTTAATAACTTCAAATATGATGCAACCATCGAACGCCCAAAACCTCTACCCACTTCCAAAACAAGCCCCACCAATCCTATCAGTAAAGAAACTAATATCTTTCAAGTTTCTGCTTAAAAACAAACTTAAATTATATGAAAAGGTTGTTTGTGAATTTTAGAAATAGAAGAATCCAATGTCAGCCAGAACCTCACCTTCAAGAATCTGCAGAAACAATAGAATCTGATGAATCCGAGAACAGATACATCACCCGATTCTCAGGTATGCTTAATCAATAGAACAGAATTACATGACGTAAGAAGGCATACTCGCCATCATTTGTAGCAGCAACCAATCCTGCAAAATacttgttgaaaaaaaaaaaagtcatccaACAGATAAAAAGATTTAATTAAAAGATAAGACGCTAAAGAAAGTACTTTGAATCCTAGGCAAATCCAGGCTAAGAAAGAGAGTAAACTTCTAGGAATCTACATGTTCTCTCCCTCGAGAACCACCATACAAAAAGACCAGCcctgaagagagagagagggagggtgGGGAGGGAATTGAAGGCCCACTAGGGTGGTGTAGTTTGTTGAATTCTAACACTTTCTGCTTTAGCATGTGGGACCTTAAGCCAATTTCCACCACACCACACCACACCCCACTAAATGTCAAAAACCCATGAATCTTTCTTGTTGAAAAAGTGATGTTGGAGGCTTTGGTTGCTGTTTGCTTGCTTTATCTGTACAAgtaggttgagagagagagagagagagagagagagagagagagagagtccagCTCTGAGTTCTGTACTCTGACACTCTCTCTAGATCTTTTTTTGTCAGTCATTAGTCAATCGCTTCTTCTTTTTTACTTATTAGTAACTCCCTCCAATCGTTTACTGCCACGATTCACACGTTCTATtctattttctcaataatttcagTTTAATCACTTTCATCTTGGAGTAACTGTATTATATAATTTCTCTTCATCTTCAGAGAGTAGAATCCAAAATTAAATCTGCTGTACGGTGACATATTTTCAGTCAGTACATCAAATCAGAATAAaccaatttaatttcattttaaaaccGAATAAAAGTAACTTCTTCATTAATTTTTTAGATGGAAGTTTATCACAATATCAATTCTTGATTTAATTCGATTTGTTAAATTAATTCCGTTCTATATTTAGAACCATGCTTTTTATCTCGATTAGTTTGCATTATATGAAATtggattattaatattttaaaattaagtgaatagtttataaaaatttattagaatTTGAGACAATATTTTAACTAAAAAT
It contains:
- the LOC110671071 gene encoding protein DA1-related 1 isoform X2 — encoded protein: MGWLKKIFKGSSYKGHYHEKYGEDRHWDEPRRSVDDLSDFDREEIDCAIALSLSEVDKKGKKVIEEEDDSSCHSDEDEKRARAEEDERRARAEEDERRARAEEDDRRVRAEEDEKRLRAQLEEDEQLAKALQDSIVESPPRHDFGNTFSPFPFLFSSGHRICAGCNAEIGHGRFLSCMGAVWHPECFRCNACNQPITDYEFSMSGNRPYHKSCYKERHHPRCDVCNNYIPTNSSGLIEYRAHPFWLQKYCPSHEHDGTPRCCSCERMESRDTRYLSLDDGRKLCLECLDSAIMDTHECQPLYFEIREFYEGLNMKVQQEIPLLLVERQALNEAMEGEKNGHHHLPETRGLCLSEEHIITTVSRRPRIGAGYRFIDLITEPYRLNRECEVTAILILYGLPRLLTGSILAHEMMHAWLRLKGYPSLRPEVEEGICQVLAHMWLDSEIYSSSGSDGASSSSAGSSSSSPSSSSPSSASSKKGKRSDFEKKLGEYFKHQIESDTSSAYGEGFRLGNKAVGKYGLWSTLEHIRLTGTFPV
- the LOC110671071 gene encoding protein DA1-related 1 isoform X1, yielding MGWLKKIFKGSSYKGHYHEKYGEDRHWDEPRRSVDDLSDFDREEIDCAIALSLSEVDKKGKKVIAEEEDDSSCHSDEDEKRARAEEDERRARAEEDERRARAEEDDRRVRAEEDEKRLRAQLEEDEQLAKALQDSIVESPPRHDFGNTFSPFPFLFSSGHRICAGCNAEIGHGRFLSCMGAVWHPECFRCNACNQPITDYEFSMSGNRPYHKSCYKERHHPRCDVCNNYIPTNSSGLIEYRAHPFWLQKYCPSHEHDGTPRCCSCERMESRDTRYLSLDDGRKLCLECLDSAIMDTHECQPLYFEIREFYEGLNMKVQQEIPLLLVERQALNEAMEGEKNGHHHLPETRGLCLSEEHIITTVSRRPRIGAGYRFIDLITEPYRLNRECEVTAILILYGLPRLLTGSILAHEMMHAWLRLKGYPSLRPEVEEGICQVLAHMWLDSEIYSSSGSDGASSSSAGSSSSSPSSSSPSSASSKKGKRSDFEKKLGEYFKHQIESDTSSAYGEGFRLGNKAVGKYGLWSTLEHIRLTGTFPV